A stretch of DNA from Thalassospiraceae bacterium LMO-SO8:
TCATCATGTTGTTGACGAAGTTGGACGCGCGGTCGCCGTGCCAGGTGATGTCGGTCTTCACATCCTTGCCGACGGCGTGGCCGACGGCGCTTTTGTGGTACCAGTAACAGAACCGAACGCCGGTCGTTTTGGTCAGGCCCGAATGGGGAATCCACAGGGTGCCCAGCCAGCGTTTGGCCTGGATGCCGCGCCACGGCAGGTCGTCGGAACCGACGAAGTCCATGTCCGAAAATTCGGGGATCTTCAAAAGATCGGTCCACTGTTTCCAGCCGATGACCGCGAAACGGTCACCGTCGTCGGGGACGTCGGCATCGCCCAGCATTTCGAAGGCGGTCAGCACCTTCGTCTTGGTCAGGCCGTCGGCCCCGTCGCCGGAATAGTTGGTGGACGTGTCCAACTGCGCGACGATCAGTTCGTCCGTCTTGCGGCCCAGCGCGTTGGCGCCGGCCCGGGCGATGATCTGGCGTTCGTTGATGTTGGTCTTGATCTCGTCAAGTTCGTCCACCCAGTCGCCGGCGTAATAGTCCTGCAGCTGGCATTCAACGGGTGTGTGATCCAGGTTCATGACCGGGACCATGCCGTGGCGGGCCTTGGTCGAGGCCGTGCCCTTGCCGACCTTCTGGAAGGTGGTGGACGAGCCCTGGATGTCGTTCTTGGACCGCACCGTGTTGCGCAGCTTGGAGCCGACGCGCTGGTATTCCAGGTGCACGTCCGTCTGGAAGTGCTTGATGAAGGATTGTGCGATATGTGTCGACATGCGTGTTCTCCGGAAATCCGGACTCCTTTGTCGTGTCGCGTTGCGGGGAGGGACGCCGGTCCAGGCGGTTGTGGCGGCGCCTGAACGGGCCCGCCGCCGCGGGGGCGTCGAGATAAATCCGGGCCCTCGGCGCGCCGAAATGCGGCGCGGCCCCTGGGTTGTCCGGGTTGGGGATTGGGGAATGGTGTGGGTAGGCGGATCTTGCCCGAAGGTTACTTCATGTAGTCCGCGCAAGCTTCACGGAACAGGTTCAAAAAGACGGCGACGACGGGTTCTCCGGGCGAAGCTTGGCGCGTGAAATCATTCACCGCCGGGTAAAAGCGAAAGATGGTGTTTATTTCTGCGGCCTTGAGGCATTTCGAAACGGCCGCGCCGATGGCATCTTTGGGGCGGATGTAGCTGATGGCATCCGCCAGTCCTTCAAGGTAAGTCGCCTGGGCGTCGCCTGGATATTTTTCGAGGTAGGTTTCGCGATCCACGAATTGGAAAGCCTCGAACCGGTCTTGTGCGCCGGCCAGGCCGCTGGTCGCGGCGGCGCCGAGAATTATGCCAATGATGAGTGAAATAACGATTTTCATATCGGGCTCCCGACGGCCTCTTGCGGAGGAGAATTCGGGGAAACTGTACCATGGGGCCCCCTGCTTTGCAGCCGGGAGACGAGATGAAAATCATCCCATTGGCTTGCCGCCGCGCATGCGCGTCAGGATCGCGCGAATCTCTTCGTCCCAGGCCGCGACGTCCTGTCGCAGGGCGTGCAGTTCGTCTTGTAGCCTTCGTGTTTCGGCCTCGGCTTGATCGCGTTCGGCCAATGCCGCGGCCAAGCCGGGGGACCCGACACGTCCCCGTTTCATTGCCAGAACAGCGACAAGTTGAATGCCGGCCTTGGCGGCCTCCCGTCCAATTCGGTCCCAGGCCTCGTTGACGGCGTTCTTAGCCTTTTGAAATTCGGCTTCCTTGTCCATCGCTCGGTCGACCGCGGCCCGTCGGTTGCGGCTTGCGGCGTCAAGCTCGGCCTGTAATCGGTCCGGACTGGAAGGTGCGGACTGTGCGCTCGAATCACCTTCCTTCTTCGGGTCATTCACGGCGTCGCCGTCCTTGGGTTCGGCAGGCCATTGGCCGCCGGGAGCGTCGCCTGTGGCTGTTGTGCGAATAGTGTCCCTCGGCTCCCTGTTTGCCAGCGTCTCAAGGCTCTTTGCGGCGACCGCTTCAAATTCCTTATCCGTGGAGGATTCGAACCAGTTTGCGGCAAGGTCGTTGAAAAGGTCGCGCTCTCTTTCTTCAAGACGGCTGCCCTGTCGGCGCAGACGTTCAGAAAAGGCATCCTGGTCGACCAATCCCCGCGTTTTCAAAGCGCTTTCCAGAAGATCGGCTTTGTGTTTCTCGATTTTGAATCCCTGGATATCGGCGTTGCCGGACCGGTCACGTGGAAACCGGCCTGGGCCGGTCGCCGCGACATGCCTGAATTCCCCTGCGGCGTTGAATGGGTCTAACCGCCAAGTTGGCGTGTTGGGGAGGGGTGGGCGCATGGTCATTGTCCTTTGATCGCAGGTTTCCGCGCTGGCGGGGCAAATCGGCCCGCCTTGCAGACAAAATGGGACGAAGGTCGATTTTCCCGGTATTCACAAGCCCTTGGCGCGGTTTAGAAAAATCTTCTATTGTTGGGGCTGGGAAGACATAAGAAACCGATTGTGCTCTAGAGGAAGGCCACTTGAACCAAATCCAACGACAGGGGTTGCCATAAGTGCGTTCAGAAGTGGTGTTCCGAGACGGAACGCGGTCCTGGCTGATCTTCGGCCAAGACAGCGGCAAGCCGCCCGATCTGGTTGATTCCAACCAGGTCGTCGTGCGCGCGGGCAATGAGGCCGTGCTCATCGATCCGGGTGGCGTCGAGATATTCCCCGCCGTGTTCGATGCCGTCGAACGCGAGGTGCCGCTTGTCGACATCAAACATGTCATCCTGACCCATGAAGATCCGGACGCGGGATCGTCGCTGCCGCTGTGGCGCGAGGTCTGCGTCGACGAACTGAAGGTCCATGTCCCCTGGCTGTGGCTGGGCTATGTCACCCATTACGACCGCGAGGCCGATTTCGTCGCCGTGCCCGACGAGGGCATGGAAATCCGCTTCGGCGAGGGCGGCCGGCTGCAACTGATCCCCGCCCACTACCTGCATTCGCCGGGCAATTTCTCGGTCTTCGATCCCGTCGCCAAGGTGCTGTTCTCGGGCGACATCGGCGGCGCCCTGGTGCCGCCCGATGACCGCGACGGATTCACGGTTCGCGATTTCGACCGCCATGTTCAGTACCTGACCGGATTCCACCAGCGCTGGATGGGCTCGCCCGCCGCGCGCGACGACTGGATCCGCCGCGTGCGCGCCCTGGGCC
This window harbors:
- a CDS encoding phage capsid protein, which translates into the protein MSTHIAQSFIKHFQTDVHLEYQRVGSKLRNTVRSKNDIQGSSTTFQKVGKGTASTKARHGMVPVMNLDHTPVECQLQDYYAGDWVDELDEIKTNINERQIIARAGANALGRKTDELIVAQLDTSTNYSGDGADGLTKTKVLTAFEMLGDADVPDDGDRFAVIGWKQWTDLLKIPEFSDMDFVGSDDLPWRGIQAKRWLGTLWIPHSGLTKTTGVRFCYWYHKSAVGHAVGKDVKTDITWHGDRASNFVNNMMSQGACLIDPSGVVSLRCLES